A window of the Ipomoea triloba cultivar NCNSP0323 chromosome 14, ASM357664v1 genome harbors these coding sequences:
- the LOC116003935 gene encoding uncharacterized protein LOC116003935 — MDVHGTVVRRVLVDTGSSVNILYLEVFERLGLQRNKLKPVKTPLAGFTGDSIESEGSIRLPVEIGTLEFVVVNLSCSYNMILGRPGLEDLGALISLEHLCLKFRTPNGIGVARREEQLKSLDRPEPVVELEEVEIDPSRPERRVRIGVGLAEKVKQEIIQELQKYQRVFAWGPEDMPGVDRSVICHRLAVNPNHKPVIQKKRYLSADRREFVKKEVETLMAAQHIREVKYPD, encoded by the exons ATGGACGTTCATGGCACGGTAGTCCGAAGAGTCCTAGTGGACACAGGGAGTAGCGTGAACATCTTGTATTTAGAGGTGTTTGAGAGGTTGGGGTTACAACGTAACAAGCTAAAACCTGTGAAAACACCTTTGGCTGGTTTCACCGGGGACTCGATTGAGTCAGAGGGATCCATACGTTTGCCGGTCGAAATCGGGACCTTGGAATTTGTGGTAGTCAATCTATCCTGCTCCTATAATATGATTCTGGGGCGACCTGGATTAGAAGACTTGGGAGCCCTTATCTCCCTAGAGCATCTTTGTTTAAAATTCCGGACTCCCAATGGGATCGGAGTCGCTCG TCGGGAGGAACAGTTAAAGAGTCTTGACCGACCAGAGCCGGTGGTAGAACTAGAGGAAGTTGAGATTGACCCTTCGCGCCCTGAGAGACGGGTGAGGATCGGAGTGGGTTTGGCTGAGAAAGTCAAACAAGAAATTATCCAGGAGTTACAAAAATATCAGAGGGTATTTGCCTGGGGTCCTGAAGATATGCCAGGAGTCGACCGGTCGGTCATTTGCCACCGACTGGCCGTCAACCCTAACCACAAACCCGTAATTCAGAAGAAAAGATACCTCTCGGCGGATCGACGAGAATTCGTTAAGAAGGAGGTGGAAACCTTGATGGCTGCGCAGCATATCCGTGAGGTAAAATATCCAGACTAG